The Streptomyces durmitorensis genome contains the following window.
TCGCGCCGCTGGTCTCGGCCGGCGCGGGGTCGCTGACCACGGTGCTCATCGCGCACCCCACGTTCGAGATCGACGTGCCTGCGTACGACGGGCCGCACTGGGGCGACGTGCTCTCGGCGATGGTCGTCAGCTCGGCGGCGGCGGTCGTCGGTCTCGGCGCCGTGTACGCCTTCCCGTATCTCCACCGTGCCTTCCGCCAGCTCGGGCACCCCGTCCTGATGCTGACCGTGGGCGGTCTCGTGCTCGGCGCCCTGGGCGCGCTCGGCGGCCATCTCACGCTCTTCAAGGGCCTGGAGGAGATGAAGGAGCTGACCGCCGAGGCCTCCGACCACGACGCGGGCAATCTGCTGCTGCTCGCCGTGGTCAAACTCCTCGCGCTCTGCGTGGCCGCCACCTGCGGCTTCCGAGGCGGGCGGATCTTCCCCGCCGTCTTCGTGGGCGTGGCCCTCGGCATGTTCGCGCACGCGCTCGTGGACGCGGTGCCGCCCGCCCTGGCGATCACCTGCGCCATCCTCGGCGTCCTGCTCGCCACGACCCGGCAGGGCTGGCTGAGCCTGTTCACGGCCGCCGTCGTCGTGCCGGACCTCGACCTGCTGCCCCTGCTGTGCGTGGCGGCCCTGCCCGCCTGGCTGTTGGTGACGGGACGTCCCGACATGCTGATCGAGGAGGAACCGCACAAGATGGACAAGTCCGAGATCTCCGCGTCCGCCGGGCCCGCCGGGCCCGCCGGGCCCGCCGGGCCCGCCGGCCCCGCTGACCCCGCCGCCCCTGCCGCCCCGTCGAACGGACCCGCCTCATGAGCGCCGCCCCCACCAGCGACCTGCCCTTTGACGACACCACCGACTTCGCCAACGCGGACCGCGGATTCATCGGCGCCCTCGTGCCCGCCGTCGTACGGACGGACGACGGCCGGGTCATCTGGGACAACGACGCCTA
Protein-coding sequences here:
- a CDS encoding ion channel protein, producing MTVPPQARALLPLVLPALLVGVGSSLVLLLLSFVAERLQDLLWDTLPDAVGVSGTSAGWIIATLTAAGLVVGLIVWKMPGHAGPDPATLGLVDPPLPVRMLPGIALAVIVGLAGGVSLGPENPITAINIALAYALGMKAMPRTPAAEWVGLAAAGTIGALFGTPVAAALILSETVAGPPDPRPLWDRLFAPLVSAGAGSLTTVLIAHPTFEIDVPAYDGPHWGDVLSAMVVSSAAAVVGLGAVYAFPYLHRAFRQLGHPVLMLTVGGLVLGALGALGGHLTLFKGLEEMKELTAEASDHDAGNLLLLAVVKLLALCVAATCGFRGGRIFPAVFVGVALGMFAHALVDAVPPALAITCAILGVLLATTRQGWLSLFTAAVVVPDLDLLPLLCVAALPAWLLVTGRPDMLIEEEPHKMDKSEISASAGPAGPAGPAGPAGPADPAAPAAPSNGPAS